GTCCCCACAGAAACCGGGTCTGGCCGGTGTCCACGCTGTAGATAAAATCCTTTCCCCGGCTGTAATAGCCGGAAAAGGACAGGTCCAGCATGTCAAAAAGCTTTAGATCACTGCCGAGTTCAAAGGAGTCAAGGGTTTCATTTTCCAGATCCGGATTGGCATCATAGAACCGGCCGTGGAATATGCCGTAACGGCACAGGGCATCCAGGATCGGTGCCCGGAATCCCCGTGAATAAGATCCGTACACACTGATATTGTCCGACACATGATACCGGGAGGAGATTTTGGGTGAAAAGGCATCCCAGCTGGAATCTTTCAGGCTGCCGGATACCAGGTCAAACGGTGCGACATTGGAGTCATAGAGACCGTCCTTGAATTTTGCCGTGTCAAAGCGGACGCCTCCCACCAGTACCAGGCGGTCATCCAGAAACCGGATTTCATCGTGCAAATAGAAGGCATACTGCTCCAGCCGCCCCTTGTTGATGGCGTAATCACTGCTGAAATCATAATCATCTGCGGCATCCACCTCGCTGATCCGCAGGTCCGCACCCAGTATCAGGGTCGAGTGATCTCCGATGTCCGTGGATACGCTCAGAGCGGTACCATAGTCATCCCGGTCCGAAAGAACCTTATAAATACTGGCGGCATCGGCAAAATCCCGGTGCCAGAAATAGTCTTCCCGCTGAAAGAATCCACTGAAATGCCACTGCCAGTCATTCACCGCCTTTTTGTAAAGAAGGTTCATCCGGTTGGTGTCAAAATCCCTGTGGCTGCCTTCCGGGATATTGTATTTATATCCTTCCCCCCTGCGGTCGTCAAAATAGGCATAGCCCAGCTCCAGGGAACTGTTTTCATCAAAAGCATACCCCAGCTTGGCGGAGACGTTGAATTCCTCCACAAACCGGTCGATGCGGTTGTCATAATCGCTGCTTGTTTTTGTCAGAGAGGTATACCCGTCACTGTCAAGGCCGGTTGCCGCCACCTGGCCGTAAAATCCCCGGTCACCGTCCTGTCTGCCACCCAGTCGGACAGCTCCTTTTTTTGTGCCAAAACTGCCGTATCCGGCGGAGACAGCCCCTGAAAAAGGTTTGTCAGGCCGCTTGGTGATGATATTGATCACCCCGCCCATGGCATTGGAACCGTAAATCGAAGACCCTGGCCCTTTGAAGACCTCGATCCGTTCGATATCGGCCAGGTTGAGCCGGTTCCAGCGCATATTTCCGGAATCCCCGGTGGAGGCCGGTGTGCCGTCTATGAGCACCAGGGTCCTGCCCGGCTCATTTCCGCCCAGACCCCGCATGGTCACCTGGGGAGACAGTTCGAATATGCCGTCGGTCCGGGTGGTTTGCAGTCCGGAAACCTGCTGAAGCAG
Above is a window of Desulfotignum balticum DSM 7044 DNA encoding:
- a CDS encoding TonB-dependent receptor; the protein is MNKLMKIMATALVFCVWTAGLMICQASGQDTENTRHHGNTAIHLDDMVVTATRFPTDKNRVPGRITVITAADIENTPFERVDELLQQVSGLQTTRTDGIFELSPQVTMRGLGGNEPGRTLVLIDGTPASTGDSGNMRWNRLNLADIERIEVFKGPGSSIYGSNAMGGVINIITKRPDKPFSGAVSAGYGSFGTKKGAVRLGGRQDGDRGFYGQVAATGLDSDGYTSLTKTSSDYDNRIDRFVEEFNVSAKLGYAFDENSSLELGYAYFDDRRGEGYKYNIPEGSHRDFDTNRMNLLYKKAVNDWQWHFSGFFQREDYFWHRDFADAASIYKVLSDRDDYGTALSVSTDIGDHSTLILGADLRISEVDAADDYDFSSDYAINKGRLEQYAFYLHDEIRFLDDRLVLVGGVRFDTAKFKDGLYDSNVAPFDLVSGSLKDSSWDAFSPKISSRYHVSDNISVYGSYSRGFRAPILDALCRYGIFHGRFYDANPDLENETLDSFELGSDLKLFDMLDLSFSGYYSRGKDFIYSVDTGQTRFLWGRNRAVYLMNNVTEVEIKGFEADLAFRPNTHIRFFAGYTFNESLIDKFDERPELEGKRLEYVPEHSFSAGVDVFSSIINARVVLNHIGNQYSDDMNTEEIGGYETVDVKLWRNLDFLLPGLSASLAVQNLFDETYLRSEDEKSPGMFTVGEIKYEW